Proteins encoded by one window of Salvia splendens isolate huo1 chromosome 14, SspV2, whole genome shotgun sequence:
- the LOC121765250 gene encoding LIM domain-containing protein PLIM2b-like, whose protein sequence is MASSFTGTQDKCKACDKTVYFIDLLSADGATYHKACFKCSHCKGTLVMSNYSSMDGVLYCKTHFEQLFKESGNFSKNFQTGKGEKENALTRAPSKMSAMFSGTQDKCAACTKTVYPLDKMAMEEQIYHKSCFKCVHGGCLLTHSNYAALDGVLYCKHHFQQLFLEKGNYQHVIDSTSHKKTASMEAIDVVALVEEGEPAEEDDKPTDDPDPTPAPDADEDKPADDDADKPKEEES, encoded by the exons ATGGCATCGTCATTCACCGGAACTCAGGATAAATGCAAGGCCTGCGACAAGACTGTTTATTTCATCGATCTCTTGTCTGCTGATGGCGCCACCTACCACAAAGCATGCTTCAAATGCAGCCACTGCAAAGGCACCCTTGTT ATGAGCAACTACTCCTCCATGGATGGCGTGCTCTACTGCAAGACTCATTTCGAACAGCTTTTTAAGGAGTCTGGAAATTTCAGCAAGAATTTCCAAACTG GAAAAGGAGAGAAGGAAAACGCACTT ACAAGGGCACCCAGCAAGATGTCTGCCATGTTCTCTGGTACCCAAGACAAATGTGCTGCCTGCACCAAGACTGTCTACCCTCTTGATAAG atGGCAATGGAGGAACAAATATACCACAAGTCATGCTTCAAATGTGTCCATGGGGGGTGCCTCTTGACCCACTCCAACTATGCAGCCCTGGATGGGGTGCTCTACTGCAAGCACCATTTCCAGCAGCTCTTCTTGGAGAAGGGAAATTACCAGCATGTCATTGATTCCACCTCCCACAAGAAGACCGCCAGTATGGAGGCCATCGACGTCGTCGCTCTGGTCGAAGAAGGCGAGCCTGCAGAGGAGGACGACAAGCCCACCGATGACCCTGATCCAACACCTGCTCCTGACGCAGACGAGGACAAACCTGCCGACGATGATGCTGACAAGCCTAAAGAGGAAGAATCCTAG
- the LOC121765851 gene encoding phosphomannomutase-like: MAVRRPGVIALFDVDGTLTAPRKGATPKMLEFMRDLRKVVTIGVVGGSDFVKIAEQLGKTVTDDYDYMFAENGLVAYKDGKLIGTQSLKSFLGEEKLKELINFSLHYIADLDIPIKRGTFIEFRNGMLNVSPIGRNCSQEERDEFEKYDKVHNIRPKMVSVLREKFAQYNLTFSIGGQISFDVFPQGWDKTYCLKYLEEFQEVHFFGDKTYKGGNDYEIYESERTNGHTVTSPEDTISQCTKLFLS; encoded by the exons ATGGCTGTAAGAAGACCTGGCGTAATTGCTCTGTTTGATGTCGATGGCACGCTCACTGCTCCCAGGAAG GGGGCTACTCCTAAGATGTTAGAGTTCATGAGGGACCTTAGAAAG GTTGTAACTATTGGCGTTGTTGGAGGTTCTGATTTTGTTAAGATAGCAGAGCAGCTTGGAAAAACAG TTACTGATGACTATGATTACATGTTTGCTGAGAATGGCCTTGTTGCTTACAAGGATGGAAAGTTAATTGGGACACAG AGCTTGAAGTCATTTCTTGGAGAAGAAAAGCTCAAG GAACTGATTAACTTTTCTCTCCACTACATCGCTGACTTGGACATCCCCATTAAAAG gggaacatttattgaattcCGAAATGGGATGCTTAATGTCTCCCCCATTGGAAGAAATTGCAGTCAGGAAGAGCGAGATGAGTTTGAAAAGTATGATAAG GTTCACAATATTCGCCCCAAAATGGTGTCAGTGCTCCGTGAGAAGTTTGCACAGTATAACCTAACCTTCTCCATTGGTGGACAAATCAGTTTTGAT GTCTTCCCCCAGGGTTGGGATAAAACATATTGCTTGAAATACCTGGAAGAGTTTCAAGAAGTTCACTTCTTTGGAGACAAGACCTACAAG GGAGGAAATGACTATGAGATATATGAGTCAGAGAGGACCAATGGCCACACAG TTACTAGCCCTGAGGACACAATAAGTCAGTGTACGAAACTCTTCCTGAGCTAG
- the LOC121763527 gene encoding ankyrin repeat domain-containing protein 2A-like — MGAPVKTAEQPPQDATAETIDALLEAARYDDIDDLMSIASSGVSLDSKDSEGRTALHMASANGHLDIVDYLVRNGVDVNACNVEKNTPLHWASLNGHIEVVKRLILSGAEISPLNSHEKSPIDEALSRGKLDVIDAINEVAAQVDLARTQVS; from the exons ATGGGAGCGCCGGTGAAAACAGCGGAGCAACCGCCTCAAGATGCGACGGCGGAGACCATCGACGCTTTGCTTGAG GCTGCTAGGTATGATGATATAGACGATCTCATGAGCATAGCATCTTCTGGTGTTTCTCTGGATTCGAAGGATTCAGAAGGGCGTACAG CATTACATATGGCTTCAGCAAATGGGCATCTTGACATTGTTGATTATCTTGTCCGCAATGGAGTG GATGTTAATGCTTGTAACGTGGAGAAGAACACCCCTCTTCATTGGGCAAGTCTGAATGGCCACATTGAG GTTGTGAAACGTCTGATTCTCTCCGGAGCTGAAATCTCACCACTGAACAG CCACGAGAAAAGTCCGATTGATGAGGCGCTCAGTAGGGGAAAATTGGACGTGATCGATGCAATCAACGAAGTAGCAGCTCAGGTTGATCTTGCAAGAACACAAGTTTCTTAG
- the LOC121766178 gene encoding pentatricopeptide repeat-containing protein At5g15010, mitochondrial-like, whose protein sequence is MRSSLRQIPTLLLALRGNLQLNRISPYIKPDRPLHFLSRHPIVTNPSISASFTSSIHNHGDFRSGSEHESGTDTDGDETESIPIHPGSSRDFDSIVDILRTPGAQERSTKLEQCGLSVSPEFVANVLSRVRNDWEAAFTFFLWAGKQPGYSHSRLEYHSMISILGKFRKFDTAWSLIEEMRAASLVTKMTILIMIRRHAAVHDVAKAISAFYGLRRFNLEIGVDEFQGLLSALCRYKNVKDAEDLLFCNKAAYPLNTKSFNIILNGWCNVIGSLREGRRIWMEMEKRGVRHDVYSYSSIMSCYSKMGNLNAVMRHYEKMKSLGIKPDRKAYNSMIHALAKGRFVNEARTLMETMNEEGIAPDTVTYNSLIMPLCKSHLLNEANQAFEEMMERGVVPTVRTYHAFFRAIKTTEQVFELLERMHTTGCHPSHDTYIMLIRKFCRWRQIDDVFKVWGEMGRNGLDPDRSSYIVLIHGLFLNGRVDVAHKYYVEMKEKDLLPEPKVDAMIQEWLASKNDANVEGNVIGSRENGLNSSKVGEKERFKSKNKLRDVEFRRRPEMRGVTRERGFSFWED, encoded by the coding sequence ATGAGATCAAGTCTTCGTCAGATACCTACTCTGCTCCTTGCACTCCGCGGTAATCTCCAATTGAATCGGATATCTCCGTATATCAAACCAGACCGCCCTCTGCACTTTCTCTCTCGACACCCCATCGTCACCAACCCCTCAATTTCCGCGTCTTTCACTTCCTCAATCCACAATCACGGCGACTTCCGCAGCGGGTCGGAGCATGAATCCGGAACCGACACCGATGGTGATGAAACGGAAAGCATTCCAATCCATCCTGGCTCCTCGCGCGATTTCGATTCCATTGTGGACATTCTACGAACACCTGGTGCGCAGGAAAGGAGCACAAAGCTGGAGCAATGCGGATTGAGTGTGTCGCCGGAGTTCGTCGCAAACGTCCTCTCCCGCGTGCGGAACGATTGGGAGGCGGCGTTCACCTTCTTCCTGTGGGCAGGGAAGCAGCCAGGCTACTCGCATTCGCGGCTCGAGTACCACTCAATGATCTCCATCCTCGGCAAGTTCAGGAAGTTCGACACCGCGTGGTCTCTGATCGAGGAAATGAGAGCCGCGTCCCTCGTCACGAAAATGACGATTCTGATCATGATCAGGAGGCACGCGGCCGTGCACGACGTCGCGAAGGCGATAAGCGCCTTCTACGGCCTCAGGCGATTCAATCTTGAGATAGGAGTCGACGAATTCCAAGGCCTGCTCTCAGCTCTATGCAGGTACAAGAATGTCAAAGATGCAGAGGATCTCCTGTTCTGCAACAAAGCCGCGTACCCGCTCAACACGAAGAGCTTCAACATCATCCTCAACGGCTGGTGCAATGTGATCGGCAGCCTTCGCGAGGGGAGGAGGATTTggatggagatggagaagagAGGGGTTCGACACGATGTCTACTCGTACTCAAGCATCATGTCTTGCTATTCCAAGATGGGGAATCTCAATGCAGTGATGAGGCATTACGAAAAGATGAAGTCTTTAGGCATCAAACCGGATAGGAAGGCCTACAACTCAATGATCCATGCTCTGGCGAAGGGGAGGTTCGTGAACGAAGCTCGTACCCTCATGGAGACTATGAACGAGGAGGGAATTGCACCAGACACCGTCACTTACAACTCGCTGATCATGCCTCTTTGCAAGTCGCATCTCTTGAATGAGGCAAACCAGGCCTTCGAGGAGATGATGGAGAGAGGCGTGGTGCCCACTGTCCGGACCTACCACGCCTTCTTCCGCGCTATAAAGACAACGGAGCAAGTGTTTGAACTTCTGGAGAGAATGCACACGACCGGGTGCCATCCGAGCCATGATACGTACATCATGTTGATCAGGAAGTTCTGCCGGTGGCGCCAGATTGATGACGTGTTCAAGGTGTGGGGAGAGATGGGGAGGAATGGGCTCGACCCGGATAGGAGCTCGTACATTGTGCTGATACACGGCCTTTTCTTGAATGGGAGAGTGGATGTGGCTCATAAATACTATGTGGAGATGAAGGAGAAGGATCTGTTGCCGGAGCCGAAAGTGGATGCTATGATTCAAGAGTGGCTGGCGAGTAAGAATGATGCTAATGTTGAAGGCAATGTGATTGGATCAAGAGAGAATGGTTTAAACTCTAGTAAAGTAGGGGAAAAGGAGAGGTTCAAATCGAAGAACAAGTTAAGGGATGTTGAATTCCGGCGGCGGCCGGAAATGAGGGGTGTTACTAGGGAAAGGGGCTTTTCGTTTTGGGAGGATTGA
- the LOC121766180 gene encoding 16 kDa phloem protein 2-like yields MTKGTLEVLLVSAKGLDDSDFLSGSDPYAVLTYRTQEKTSGMGAVDGSCSEWNESFLFSISSDVPELKIKLMDKDTFTADDFIGEATIPLQPLFVENSLPPMAYHVVKDEEYHGEVRVALTFTPQRSRGDEVEEESLGGWKQSCVE; encoded by the exons ATGACGAAAGGAACCCTTGAAGTTCTTCTTGTTAGCGCCAAAGGTCTCGATGACTCTGACTTTTTAT CTGGGTCGGATCCCTATGCGGTTCTCACTTACCGGACACAGGAGAAGACAAGCGGCATGGGGGCAG TTGATGGATCTTGCTCCGAGTGGAATGAGAGCTTCCTCTTCTCCATATCCAGCGATGTGCCCGAGCTGAAGATCAAACTAATGGACAAAGACACGTTTACAGCAGACGACTTTATTGGAGAAGCAAC AATTCCTCTCCAGCCATTGTTTGTTGAAAATAGCCTTCCTCCCATGGCGTACCATGTTGTCAAAGATGAGGAGTACCATGGAGAGGTTAGAGTCGCCCTCACTTTCACTCCCCAG AGGAGCAGAGGCGACGAGGTTGAAGAGGAGAGCCTTGGAGGATGGAAACAATCATGTGTGGAGTGA
- the LOC121765551 gene encoding E3 ubiquitin-protein ligase At4g11680-like isoform X2 produces MSFRADSPSPAAVDTTPLLSDQIFRSHRRPPSLRGAANFLRRASSRSRAMREPSVRVREAAADQIEERQSDWAYSKPIVILDLIWNISFVVVSISVLIVSRNETPSMPLRLWTVGYALQCLLHAVCVCWEYKKRYSGQNLEGGDGAQLGHTRNYSNSSSGSDDVESGGYFSDHRQSDDEASVAKHLESANTMFSFIWWLIGFYWVSAGGQSLPSEAPQLYWLCITFLAFDVFFVVVCVAVACVVGLAVCCCLPCIIAILYAVADQEGATKDDIERLPKYKFRRIGDLEKRSGEIQGSFGGIMTEWDTDSPIDHVLPLEDAECCICLCDYDDGSELRELPCAHHFHVACIDKWLYMNATCPLCKLNILKNGNLSGSEEA; encoded by the exons ATGTCGTTCCGCGCGGACTCTCCGTCCCCCGCCGCCGTCGATACGACGCCTCTACTCTCCGACCAGATCTTCCGctcccaccgccgcccgccCAGCCTCCGCGGCGCCGCTAACTTCCTCCGTCGCGCCAGCAGCCGGAGCCGCGCCATGCGCGAGCCCTCCGTCCGCGTCCGAGAAGCAGCCGCCGATCAAATCGAGGAGCGGCAGAGCGATTGGGCTTACTCGAAGCCGATAGTGATTTTAGACCTCATTTGGAACATCTCCTTCGTGGTCGTCTCAATTTCGGTGCTGATTGTGAGCCGGAACGAGACGCCTTCGATGCCGTTGAGGCTCTGGACTGTGGGTTACGCGCTGCAGTGCCTTCTTCACGCGGTGTGTGTTTGCTGGGAGTATAAGAAGAGGTATTCGGGGCAGAATTTGGAAGGGGGCGACGGAGCTCAATTAGGGCACACTCGGAATTACTCGAATTCCAGCTCCGGAAGTGATGACGTGGAATCTGGTGGTTATTTTTCCGATCATCGGCAAAGTGATGATGAAGCTAG CGTTGCTAAACATCTGGAGTCTGCAAATACTATGTTCTCATTTATTTGGTGGTTAATTGGTTTCTACTGGGTTTCTGCCGGTGGCCAAAGTCTGCCTAGTGAAGCGCCTCAGCTTTACTG GCTGTGCATAACATTTTTAGCATTCGATGTGTTTTTTGTTGTCGTTTGCGTTGCTGTAGCGTGTGTTGTTGGACTTGCTGTTTGCTGCTGTCTACCTTGTATCATTGCAATCCTATACGCTGTTGCCGATCAG GAAGGAGCTACTAAGGATGACATTGAGAGACTTCCTAAATACAAATTTCGGAGAATTGGTGATTTGGAGAAGCGAAGTGGTGAAATTCAAGGATCATTTGGTGGAATAATGACGGAATGGGACACTGACTCACCCATTGATCATGTCCTTCCTCTGGAGGATGCT GAATGCTGCATTTGCCTCTGTGATTACGATGATGGAAGTGAACTGCGGGAGCTCCCATGCGCCCACCATTTTCACGTGGCTTGTATAGACAAGTGGCTGTACATGAACGCGACCTGCCCTCTCTGCAAGCTCAACATACTAAAAAATGGCAACTTGAGTGGTAGTGAAGAAGCATGA
- the LOC121765551 gene encoding E3 ubiquitin-protein ligase At1g12760-like isoform X1, translating to MSFRADSPSPAAVDTTPLLSDQIFRSHRRPPSLRGAANFLRRASSRSRAMREPSVRVREAAADQIEERQSDWAYSKPIVILDLIWNISFVVVSISVLIVSRNETPSMPLRLWTVGYALQCLLHAVCVCWEYKKRYSGQNLEGGDGAQLGHTRNYSNSSSGSDDVESGGYFSDHRQSDDEASFLDSVAKHLESANTMFSFIWWLIGFYWVSAGGQSLPSEAPQLYWLCITFLAFDVFFVVVCVAVACVVGLAVCCCLPCIIAILYAVADQEGATKDDIERLPKYKFRRIGDLEKRSGEIQGSFGGIMTEWDTDSPIDHVLPLEDAECCICLCDYDDGSELRELPCAHHFHVACIDKWLYMNATCPLCKLNILKNGNLSGSEEA from the exons ATGTCGTTCCGCGCGGACTCTCCGTCCCCCGCCGCCGTCGATACGACGCCTCTACTCTCCGACCAGATCTTCCGctcccaccgccgcccgccCAGCCTCCGCGGCGCCGCTAACTTCCTCCGTCGCGCCAGCAGCCGGAGCCGCGCCATGCGCGAGCCCTCCGTCCGCGTCCGAGAAGCAGCCGCCGATCAAATCGAGGAGCGGCAGAGCGATTGGGCTTACTCGAAGCCGATAGTGATTTTAGACCTCATTTGGAACATCTCCTTCGTGGTCGTCTCAATTTCGGTGCTGATTGTGAGCCGGAACGAGACGCCTTCGATGCCGTTGAGGCTCTGGACTGTGGGTTACGCGCTGCAGTGCCTTCTTCACGCGGTGTGTGTTTGCTGGGAGTATAAGAAGAGGTATTCGGGGCAGAATTTGGAAGGGGGCGACGGAGCTCAATTAGGGCACACTCGGAATTACTCGAATTCCAGCTCCGGAAGTGATGACGTGGAATCTGGTGGTTATTTTTCCGATCATCGGCAAAGTGATGATGAAGCTAG TTTCCTTGACAGCGTTGCTAAACATCTGGAGTCTGCAAATACTATGTTCTCATTTATTTGGTGGTTAATTGGTTTCTACTGGGTTTCTGCCGGTGGCCAAAGTCTGCCTAGTGAAGCGCCTCAGCTTTACTG GCTGTGCATAACATTTTTAGCATTCGATGTGTTTTTTGTTGTCGTTTGCGTTGCTGTAGCGTGTGTTGTTGGACTTGCTGTTTGCTGCTGTCTACCTTGTATCATTGCAATCCTATACGCTGTTGCCGATCAG GAAGGAGCTACTAAGGATGACATTGAGAGACTTCCTAAATACAAATTTCGGAGAATTGGTGATTTGGAGAAGCGAAGTGGTGAAATTCAAGGATCATTTGGTGGAATAATGACGGAATGGGACACTGACTCACCCATTGATCATGTCCTTCCTCTGGAGGATGCT GAATGCTGCATTTGCCTCTGTGATTACGATGATGGAAGTGAACTGCGGGAGCTCCCATGCGCCCACCATTTTCACGTGGCTTGTATAGACAAGTGGCTGTACATGAACGCGACCTGCCCTCTCTGCAAGCTCAACATACTAAAAAATGGCAACTTGAGTGGTAGTGAAGAAGCATGA
- the LOC121765282 gene encoding shaggy-related protein kinase epsilon-like — protein MNMMRRLKSITSGRSSVSDPAGEPSTIKRAKVDQELNQRLPGGVETEGNSMRDPEQHNGLKSVASTSGSSHDRREKLGYDELPKEMNEMKIKDDNKRDGREESHKDVEAAVVSGSGTETGQIVVTSFGGRNGKPKQTVSYMAERVVGTGSFGVVYQAKCLETGESVAIKKVLQDKRYKNRELQVMQMLSHPNVVQLKHSFYSTTEKNEVYLNVVLEFVPETVYRASRHYTKVNQHMPIVYVQLYVYQICRALNYIHRVIGVCHRDIKPQNLLVNPSTHQLKICDFGSAKMLVPGEPNISYICSRYYRAPELIFGATEYTTAIDMWSAGCVMAELLLGKPIFPGESSVDQLVEIIKVLGTPTREEIKCMNRHYTEFKFPQIKAHPWHKVFNRRMPAEAVDLVSRLLQYSPSLRFTALEACAHPFFDELREPNTYLPNGRPLPPLFDFSPEELAGAPHELLQRLVPEHSRKQSS, from the exons ATGAATATGATGCGGCGGCTGAAGAGCATTACTTCCGGCCGCTCCTCCGTTTCAGATCCT GCTGGGGAGCCTAGCACTATTAAGAGGGCGAAGGTGGATCAAGAACTCAATCAGAGGCTCCCGGGTGGAGTAGAGACGGAAGGGAACAGTATGCGGGATCCGGAGCAGCACAACGGGTTAAAATCTGTTGCGAGCACATCTGGTAGTAGTCACGATAGACGAGAGAAGCTTGGCTACGATGAGCTTCCCAAGGAGATGAATGAGATGAAAATTAAAGATGATAATAAGAGAGATGGCCGCGAGGAGAGCCACAAG GATGTGGAAGCGGCGGTCGTCAGTGGCAGCGGGACAGAAACTGGTCAGATAGTCGTGACTTCATTTGGTGGCCGGAATGGGAAACCAAAACAG ACAGTGTCGTACATGGCTGAGCGCGTTGTTGGAACTGGTTCATTTGGAGTTGTCTATCAG GCTAAATGCCTTGAAACGGGTGAATCCGTGGCTATAAAGAAGGTGCTTCAGGATAAGAGATACAAGAACAGGGAACTGCAGGTAATGCAGATGCTTAGCCACCCGAACGTTGTGCAGCTGAAGCATTCCTTCTATTCTACTACGGAGAAGAATGAGGTGTACCTTAATGTCGTTCTAGAATTCGTACCAGAAACTGTTTATCGGGCTTCCAGGCACTACACCAAAGTGAATCAGCACATGCCCATCGTCTACGTTCAGCTTTATGTATACCAG ATATGCCGAGCCCTAAATTACATTCATAGAGTTATTGGAGTATGTCACAGGGACATTAAACCACAAAATCTACTG GTTAATCCTAGCACACACCAGCTTAAGATCTGCGATTTTGGGAGCGCAAAGATGCTG GTACCCGGTGAACCAAATATATCGTACATCTGCTCCCGGTATTATAGAGCTCCCGAGCTCATCTTTGGAGCCACAGAATACACGACTGCGATTGATATGTGGTCGGCTGGCTGCGTTATGGCTGAGCTACTCCTGGGGAAG CCTATCTTTCCCGGGGAGAGCAGTGTCGATCAGCTAGTCGAAATAATCAAG gttTTGGGAACTCCAACGCGGGAGGAAATCAAATGCATGAATCGACACTACACCGAGTTCAAATTCCCTCAAATTAAAGCCCACCCGTGGCACAAG GTATTTAACAGGAGAATGCCAGCTGAGGCAGTGGATTTGGTGTCCCGGCTCCTCCAGTATTCCCCGTCTCTACGTTTCACAGCT TTGGAGGCTTGTGCACACCCTTTCTTCGATGAGTTGAGAGAACCAAACACGTACTTACCAAACGGGCGACCACTACCTCCTCTGTTCGACTTTTCACCAGAAG AGCTGGCCGGTGCACCTCACGAGCTGCTGCAACGGCTCGTTCCAGAACATTCGAGGAAGCAAAGTTCATGA
- the LOC121765590 gene encoding serine/arginine-rich splicing factor RS40-like isoform X2 has product MKPIFCGNLDFDARQSDVDRLFRKYGRVDRVDMKSGFCFVYMEDERDAEDAIRRLDRVEFGSKGRRIRVEWTKQERGSRRPESTRKSSSSARPSKTLFVINFDPINTRTRDIEKYFEHYGKISNVRIRRNFAFVQYELQEDATRALEETHLSKFMDRVISVEYAIRDDDDKRNGHSPDGRGRDTSPDRRNYDRRRSPSPYQRDRGSPDYGHGSLPNARSERRGSPQYGRAESPANDRYNSRSPPPPRERSRSRSRS; this is encoded by the exons ATGAAGCCTATATTTTGCGGGAATCTGGACTTTGACGCTCGGCAATCCGACGTTGATCGCCTTTTCAGAAAATATGGGAGGGTGGATCGTGTAGATATGAAATCTG GCTTCTGCTTCGTCTATATGGAAGATGAGCGGGATGCAGAGGATGCGATCCGGAGGCTTGACAGGGTAGAGTTTGGCAGCAAAGGGCGCAGAATTCGTGTGGAGTGGACCAAG CAAGAGCGTGGTAGCAGAAGGCCCGAGAGCACCAGAAAATCTTCTTCCAGTGCACGACCTTCTAAAACATTATTTGTCATTAACTTTGATCCCATCAATACTAGGACCAGGGACATTGAAAAGTATTTTGAGCATTATGGAAAGATATCCAATGTCAGGATCAGAAGGAACTTTGCGTTTGTGCAGTATGAGCTGCAGGAAGATGCAACCCGAGCATTGGAGGAGACTCACTTAAG CAAATTCATGGATCGAGTTATATCAGTGGAATATGCGATCCGGGACGATGATGACAAAAGAAATGGGCACAGCCCTGATGGAAGAGGACGTGACACGTCTCCTGATAGAAGAAACTATGATCGCAGACGTTCCCCAAGTCCCTATCAAAGAGATAGGGGTAGCCCTGACTATGGACATGGATCTCTACCAAATGCTAGATCAGAACGAAGGGGCAGTCCTCAATATGGAAGAGCAGAAAGCCCTGCCAATGATAGATACAACAG TCGTTCACCCCCGCCTCCACGTGAGAGGTCTCGATCACGATCCCGGTCTTGA
- the LOC121765590 gene encoding serine/arginine-rich splicing factor RS40-like isoform X1 has product MFRHRFMFNSDPVAGFCFVYMEDERDAEDAIRRLDRVEFGSKGRRIRVEWTKQERGSRRPESTRKSSSSARPSKTLFVINFDPINTRTRDIEKYFEHYGKISNVRIRRNFAFVQYELQEDATRALEETHLSKFMDRVISVEYAIRDDDDKRNGHSPDGRGRDTSPDRRNYDRRRSPSPYQRDRGSPDYGHGSLPNARSERRGSPQYGRAESPANDRYNSRSPPPPRERSRSRSRS; this is encoded by the exons ATGTTTCGACATAGATTCATGTTCAATTCGGATCCAGTGGCAG GCTTCTGCTTCGTCTATATGGAAGATGAGCGGGATGCAGAGGATGCGATCCGGAGGCTTGACAGGGTAGAGTTTGGCAGCAAAGGGCGCAGAATTCGTGTGGAGTGGACCAAG CAAGAGCGTGGTAGCAGAAGGCCCGAGAGCACCAGAAAATCTTCTTCCAGTGCACGACCTTCTAAAACATTATTTGTCATTAACTTTGATCCCATCAATACTAGGACCAGGGACATTGAAAAGTATTTTGAGCATTATGGAAAGATATCCAATGTCAGGATCAGAAGGAACTTTGCGTTTGTGCAGTATGAGCTGCAGGAAGATGCAACCCGAGCATTGGAGGAGACTCACTTAAG CAAATTCATGGATCGAGTTATATCAGTGGAATATGCGATCCGGGACGATGATGACAAAAGAAATGGGCACAGCCCTGATGGAAGAGGACGTGACACGTCTCCTGATAGAAGAAACTATGATCGCAGACGTTCCCCAAGTCCCTATCAAAGAGATAGGGGTAGCCCTGACTATGGACATGGATCTCTACCAAATGCTAGATCAGAACGAAGGGGCAGTCCTCAATATGGAAGAGCAGAAAGCCCTGCCAATGATAGATACAACAG TCGTTCACCCCCGCCTCCACGTGAGAGGTCTCGATCACGATCCCGGTCTTGA